Proteins from a genomic interval of Clostridium sp. 'deep sea':
- the aroF gene encoding 3-deoxy-7-phosphoheptulonate synthase, giving the protein MVVVMNVDAKDIDMQEVSKKLSKASLPFHTTKSGNRMLFTIAAEPQIINSLCLETCKGVAQVVDAWTPLSLVGKTINKKRTIVNVNGVRIGAGNLTIMAGPCAVENSDQILNTAYKVKQAGAHILRGGAFKPRTSPYSFQGLGEDGLRLLRRAKEKTGLPIVTEVVAINHIDLVCEYADMLQIGSRNMHNYALLQAVGEQTDIPILLKRGMSSTIDEWLSAAEYIVSRGNNNVVLCERGIRTFSKSTRNTLDLSAVPIVKARTHLPIIVDPSHATGHWRLVEPMALAAIAAGADGIMVEVHPKPEMALSDGDQSLTLDNFESLVKKAEYLHNAYSRIM; this is encoded by the coding sequence ATGGTTGTAGTAATGAATGTTGATGCAAAAGATATAGATATGCAAGAGGTGAGCAAAAAGCTTAGTAAAGCAAGTCTGCCATTTCATACTACAAAAAGTGGTAATAGAATGTTATTTACAATAGCAGCTGAGCCTCAAATTATTAATTCTCTTTGTTTAGAAACCTGTAAAGGGGTAGCTCAGGTTGTAGATGCTTGGACACCTTTATCTTTAGTAGGAAAAACAATAAATAAAAAAAGAACTATTGTTAATGTAAACGGTGTAAGAATTGGGGCAGGCAACTTAACAATTATGGCAGGGCCCTGCGCTGTTGAAAATAGTGATCAAATACTAAATACTGCTTATAAAGTTAAACAAGCTGGTGCCCATATTTTAAGAGGTGGTGCTTTTAAACCTAGAACTTCCCCTTATAGTTTTCAGGGTTTGGGAGAAGATGGCTTACGGCTTTTGAGAAGAGCTAAAGAAAAAACTGGGTTGCCAATTGTGACTGAGGTTGTGGCAATTAATCACATTGATTTAGTCTGTGAGTATGCAGATATGTTACAAATTGGCTCACGAAATATGCATAACTATGCTTTGTTACAAGCGGTAGGAGAGCAAACGGATATTCCTATTTTACTCAAAAGAGGCATGAGCTCAACCATAGATGAATGGTTAAGTGCAGCTGAATACATAGTATCTCGTGGCAACAATAATGTTGTTCTGTGCGAAAGAGGAATAAGAACTTTCTCTAAGAGCACTAGGAATACTTTAGATTTATCTGCTGTACCTATTGTAAAAGCACGAACTCATTTGCCGATAATTGTGGACCCGAGCCATGCCACTGGCCACTGGAGGCTTGTTGAACCAATGGCATTAGCTGCAATTGCTGCTGGCGCAGATGGAATTATGGTTGAGGTACACCCTAAGCCTGAAATGGCGTTGTCTGACGGAGACCAGTCTTTAACTTTAGATAATTTTGAGTCACTGGTGAAGAAGGCAGAGTATTTACACAATGCTTATTCGAGGATAATGTAA
- a CDS encoding 4Fe-4S binding protein, giving the protein MIQVSWDYSKCVACGKCLKACFQYNSNVLCHFNTKLNNLNELYEWVCEMQGKQYNCDMPCKQICLNNAIL; this is encoded by the coding sequence ATGATACAAGTAAGTTGGGATTATAGTAAATGTGTTGCGTGTGGAAAATGTTTAAAAGCATGTTTTCAGTATAATAGTAATGTATTATGCCACTTTAATACAAAGCTTAATAATTTAAACGAGTTATATGAATGGGTTTGTGAAATGCAAGGCAAACAGTATAATTGTGACATGCCTTGTAAACAAATATGTTTAAATAATGCTATTTTATAG
- a CDS encoding amidohydrolase yields the protein MKYAITGGKVYTVTNGVIENGTVLVENGKIVAVGSNIEVPSDAKVIDATNKWVTPGLIDAHSHIGLWGEPNVPMVMDFNEITNPITAEVRGMDSINPQDPAIKLVREHGVTSVYTGPGSANIIGGTGVAIKLRGTTVEEMIYPGTEGMKMALGENPKRCYGTNKKSPMTRMGNAAVLRKALVKAQNYLNKIEQAKKDGKPAPDRDLQLEMIGKVLSGEYRARIHAHRADDIITAIRVSEEFGLKYSIEHCTEGYRITDVLADKNVTAIVGPLLMGPSKQELWDVRMTTPAVLVEAGVNVCLNADVAGGTRWLPVHVGLAMRAGLTEEDAFKSVTINPAEFLGINDKVGSLEEGKDADIVVWDGHPFCNFTAVEVTMIDGNIIYQK from the coding sequence ATGAAATATGCAATTACTGGCGGTAAAGTTTATACAGTAACTAATGGCGTTATTGAAAACGGCACTGTTTTAGTGGAAAATGGAAAAATCGTAGCAGTAGGTTCAAATATTGAAGTTCCAAGTGATGCCAAAGTTATAGATGCAACTAACAAATGGGTTACACCTGGTTTAATTGATGCTCACAGTCATATTGGTTTGTGGGGTGAACCAAACGTACCTATGGTAATGGATTTTAACGAAATTACTAATCCTATTACAGCTGAAGTAAGAGGAATGGATTCAATAAATCCTCAAGACCCTGCTATTAAATTAGTTCGAGAGCATGGTGTTACATCAGTGTATACCGGTCCTGGCTCAGCTAATATTATTGGTGGTACTGGTGTTGCAATTAAATTAAGGGGTACTACTGTAGAAGAAATGATTTACCCAGGTACAGAAGGTATGAAAATGGCATTAGGAGAAAACCCAAAACGTTGTTATGGTACAAATAAAAAATCTCCTATGACACGTATGGGTAATGCTGCTGTTTTACGTAAAGCTTTAGTTAAAGCCCAAAACTATTTAAATAAAATTGAGCAAGCTAAAAAAGATGGTAAGCCAGCTCCAGATAGAGACCTTCAATTAGAGATGATAGGTAAAGTACTAAGTGGTGAGTATCGAGCAAGAATTCATGCCCATAGAGCCGATGATATTATTACAGCAATTAGAGTTTCTGAAGAGTTTGGATTAAAATACTCTATTGAGCATTGCACTGAAGGATATAGAATAACTGATGTTTTAGCTGACAAAAATGTTACAGCTATTGTAGGTCCATTATTAATGGGTCCTAGCAAACAAGAGTTATGGGATGTACGTATGACTACTCCTGCTGTATTAGTTGAAGCTGGTGTAAATGTTTGTTTAAATGCAGACGTAGCTGGTGGAACACGCTGGTTACCTGTTCATGTTGGTTTAGCAATGAGAGCTGGATTAACAGAAGAAGATGCATTTAAATCAGTAACAATAAACCCAGCAGAATTCTTGGGTATTAACGATAAAGTTGGTAGCCTAGAAGAAGGCAAAGATGCCGATATCGTTGTATGGGACGGACATCCATTCTGTAACTTTACAGCTGTTGAAGTAACCATGATTGATGGAAACATAATATACCAAAAATAA
- a CDS encoding phosphoenolpyruvate carboxykinase (ATP) → MINTSVRNADSAGKFNRTPIPSRRLYVNPSRETLRDWAKSDEQLTRHNSPVYVTQIRSRSAKNTYIVSDKTTTGVFQQAWTKQDSLKLINQVHTYLAKRDVIQIDRVLGNSDRKMTMRMYITKKYARIAMMLVNMYYPPTPNQEKLQDSEIDLITVFAPELNTQNRQIFADVDSKITYITGTDYFGEAKKSFLRQAMFCAKEWGGLGLHAGSKVLKVKNDQGEIEQHGFIMFGLSGTGKTTLTLSDHGLTGEEESIIRQDDVILMMPNGYCYGTEAGFFIKTDGLDENQKILFEAAKSPDASFENIVVNEETGEVDFDDDSLTSNGRGVLMRKDIPGIKDKIDIEKANKIIFITRRNDVMPALAKLNAEQAAAFFMLGESVETGAGDPTKRGQSKRCVGTNPFIVGLESDEGNRVLEILRNNPDIECYLLNTGRVGTSYIYGTEGKKINVAVSTGLMKEIACGTIKWEKDPYWGYEVAVSAKNVDLAGYNPKKYFTDEQYHILNDRLMQERCAWLRQFPGLKSEILHAVCSM, encoded by the coding sequence ATGATAAACACATCAGTGCGCAATGCTGATTCTGCTGGTAAATTTAATCGAACGCCTATACCTTCACGTAGGTTATATGTTAATCCGAGTCGTGAAACCTTAAGAGATTGGGCTAAAAGTGATGAACAACTTACAAGGCATAATAGCCCAGTATATGTAACCCAAATAAGATCGAGAAGTGCCAAGAATACCTACATTGTATCGGATAAAACTACTACAGGGGTCTTTCAGCAGGCATGGACAAAACAAGACAGCTTAAAGCTTATTAATCAAGTGCATACCTATTTAGCTAAAAGAGATGTTATTCAAATAGACCGAGTTTTAGGAAATTCTGATCGTAAAATGACCATGCGTATGTACATTACCAAAAAATATGCTCGTATAGCTATGATGTTAGTAAATATGTATTACCCCCCTACCCCTAATCAGGAAAAACTTCAAGATTCAGAGATAGATTTAATAACGGTTTTTGCTCCTGAATTAAACACCCAAAACAGACAAATATTTGCTGATGTAGACTCTAAAATTACCTATATAACAGGTACAGATTATTTTGGAGAAGCCAAAAAATCCTTTTTAAGACAAGCAATGTTTTGTGCAAAAGAATGGGGTGGCTTAGGACTTCATGCTGGTTCAAAAGTACTTAAAGTTAAAAACGATCAGGGTGAAATTGAACAGCATGGCTTTATTATGTTTGGTTTATCTGGAACAGGTAAAACAACATTAACTTTATCAGACCATGGCTTAACTGGCGAAGAAGAATCTATCATTAGACAAGATGACGTAATACTAATGATGCCTAATGGATATTGTTATGGAACAGAAGCAGGTTTCTTTATAAAAACCGATGGTTTAGATGAAAATCAAAAGATCTTATTTGAAGCAGCAAAATCACCAGATGCATCCTTTGAAAATATAGTTGTAAACGAAGAAACCGGTGAAGTTGATTTTGACGACGACTCATTAACTAGTAATGGGCGTGGTGTACTAATGAGAAAAGACATTCCGGGTATTAAAGATAAAATAGACATTGAAAAGGCTAATAAAATAATATTTATTACTCGTAGAAATGATGTAATGCCAGCTTTAGCTAAATTAAACGCTGAACAAGCAGCTGCCTTTTTTATGTTAGGTGAATCCGTAGAGACTGGTGCTGGTGATCCCACAAAACGTGGCCAAAGTAAACGCTGTGTAGGCACCAATCCATTTATAGTTGGTTTAGAATCAGATGAAGGTAACAGAGTACTAGAAATTTTAAGAAATAATCCTGATATAGAGTGTTATTTATTAAATACAGGAAGAGTTGGTACCTCTTATATTTATGGAACTGAAGGCAAAAAAATAAATGTAGCTGTTTCAACTGGTTTAATGAAGGAAATAGCCTGTGGTACCATAAAATGGGAAAAAGACCCTTATTGGGGGTATGAAGTTGCTGTGTCCGCTAAAAATGTTGATTTAGCAGGTTATAATCCTAAAAAATACTTTACAGATGAACAATACCATATCTTAAACGATCGTTTAATGCAAGAAAGATGTGCTTGGTTGCGCCAGTTTCCGGGCTTAAAGAGTGAAATTCTACATGCTGTTTGCAGTATGTAA
- a CDS encoding small, acid-soluble spore protein, alpha/beta type, with amino-acid sequence MENNKFNVVKRDLLKYEIAAELGLLDKLVRHGWGGLSAQETGKIGGILARRLSDGCSISLENKLLEKQQTLEE; translated from the coding sequence ATGGAAAACAATAAGTTTAATGTAGTAAAGCGAGATTTATTAAAATATGAAATAGCGGCCGAATTAGGCCTTTTAGATAAATTGGTGAGGCATGGATGGGGTGGACTCAGTGCTCAAGAAACAGGTAAAATCGGCGGAATTTTAGCCCGCCGATTAAGTGATGGCTGTTCTATCTCACTAGAAAATAAACTACTAGAGAAACAACAAACGTTAGAGGAATAA
- a CDS encoding DUF401 family protein, whose protein sequence is MTQIIGILLAFSLIIILVNKKVSLGYALIVGSIIVGIFSGLGFLGISKTFFSAIIDPVTIRLVVVLALIGVLGSTMQKLNVLNRLVSSLNKLLKSPKLTISVIPSIMGTLLVTGGAVMAAPLVDEIGEDLNLSKSKKAAINLIFRHGWYFIYPLMPTFILMAETASINKFDIIKLQWPLTLAMIVSGYLLWIHPAKIKDNIKDKLTKEKASKADIRQLIISSSPLWVSLSLALILEQVNFVTLGLSAGAAKLLTQMAFPIALCLGILIALVIGDKTEKSITQTILKGISPSIILSGIGIMIFKAMVGKLTVLNDLVIHFLDTGIPLFVIFITLPWLTGFLSASATSAIGITLPLLLPALALSPNPIPLVMLMYCSAFIGYLISPLHLCQVLTLEYFKVKISELYKEYIIVIPLTFVVSLVVYFLVR, encoded by the coding sequence ATGACTCAAATCATTGGTATACTGCTTGCCTTTAGTTTAATCATTATTCTAGTAAATAAAAAAGTATCTTTAGGATATGCTTTAATTGTTGGCAGTATAATTGTGGGAATTTTTTCGGGTCTTGGATTTTTGGGTATTAGTAAAACCTTTTTTAGTGCCATAATTGACCCTGTAACTATTAGGTTAGTGGTTGTACTAGCACTGATAGGTGTTTTGGGATCTACAATGCAAAAACTTAATGTGTTAAATAGGTTAGTTTCAAGTCTTAATAAACTTCTAAAAAGTCCTAAATTAACTATATCTGTTATACCTTCAATAATGGGGACTCTCTTAGTTACAGGAGGAGCTGTAATGGCTGCACCTTTAGTAGATGAAATTGGAGAAGATTTAAATCTTTCAAAGTCTAAGAAAGCTGCTATAAATCTCATTTTTAGACATGGCTGGTATTTTATTTATCCTTTAATGCCTACCTTTATATTAATGGCAGAAACAGCTTCCATTAATAAATTTGATATTATTAAACTACAATGGCCATTAACTTTAGCAATGATTGTCTCGGGCTATTTATTATGGATACATCCTGCTAAAATTAAAGACAATATTAAAGATAAGTTAACAAAAGAAAAAGCTAGTAAAGCAGATATAAGGCAATTAATCATTTCTAGTTCTCCGCTTTGGGTTAGTTTATCTTTGGCTTTAATTCTAGAGCAAGTAAACTTTGTCACTCTAGGACTATCAGCTGGAGCAGCTAAATTATTGACACAAATGGCTTTTCCTATTGCTTTATGTCTTGGAATCCTTATAGCCTTAGTAATAGGAGATAAAACAGAAAAAAGTATTACCCAAACAATACTTAAAGGAATATCTCCTTCAATCATTCTAAGTGGTATAGGAATAATGATTTTTAAAGCAATGGTGGGCAAACTTACTGTACTAAATGATCTAGTTATACATTTTTTAGATACCGGAATTCCATTGTTTGTTATTTTTATTACATTGCCTTGGCTTACAGGATTTTTAAGTGCCTCAGCTACCTCGGCAATAGGTATTACTCTACCACTTCTTTTGCCTGCATTGGCTTTGAGCCCTAATCCTATTCCGTTAGTTATGTTAATGTACTGTTCTGCATTTATAGGTTATTTAATCTCTCCATTGCATTTATGTCAAGTATTAACTTTAGAATATTTTAAGGTTAAAATATCCGAACTTTATAAGGAATATATTATTGTTATTCCTCTAACGTTTGTTGTTTCTCTAGTAGTTTATTTTCTAGTGAGATAG